Proteins encoded within one genomic window of Nomia melanderi isolate GNS246 chromosome 8, iyNomMela1, whole genome shotgun sequence:
- the LOC143174765 gene encoding uncharacterized protein LOC143174765 isoform X3 — MLMIFWNLNFNISIDDNGSKHVCLPCYDKIILCYKFTQDVMQYSKELEKASQIKSLFDLSREVTDFSKIHSDAVYKCPNCNIDLMILLVSNSQGCDYTFQIALAMVNHSEKKHILTEKNIQIHKNLIHFNNIKNNNIHLKDVNKITDTEDIENMHNQVSLTLPVLEQENVNCIDILPIKEDPEIIAQKKLKRKLNKFNFHGNSSSLSKVRKLEETYEPNENLLNYHYDPTNMLIKADPENNIIYEIDSEIDCKSNKDMRIAELQNITFEKDETQEENDIYKSCLKYVCKLCGVRYLSYLKYEFHMERHKLGKMYKYVCTVCNKETSNENLLWDHYFHTHKSLQRYICTDCGKLFAKKSRLNGHQKIYNHTGIKQIQVNSSNDDINENTILKAITATEQEQFSVNCNLCGKVISDFDPDAINDLVTCADCEDSTLSLMVDGNETKVISPRQYHCSQCPKHFVRKERLEFHEMRHNENMKEFICSTCGKDFRAENSLYEHYLFVHKGARPHICELCGKSFQLKARLKEHHRIHTGERPYQCDICGQKCRTTNALKLHRKIHFFHNRYTCNVCNKSFSKKQNMNEHLEKHWKNDKNVTLPQLFRCPICLENFPTYRMLKYHMIEVHKLNNQDPILTKQKPWYECGECHEKFKHQMSLKAHKERVHEGRVDPLYRCDTCNATYRVKQLLVNHIKSKHNGERRYKCAQCEKGFNDTKSLYNHVLLHTGKKPFVCEYCNMRFRRKDSRDHHRRKHTGEQPYQCPDCGESFSTYNNRSKHRKREHGEGDSECPECGEKCSSQQEVRIHLNKHLGEKLKELQSIKTEET, encoded by the exons ATGTTAATGATTTTCTGGAATTTAAACTTTaat ATATCTATAGATGATAATGGTTCAAAGCATGTATGTTTGCCATGTtatgataaaattattctttgctACAAATTCACTCAAGATGTAATGCAATATTCTAAGGAATTAGAAAAGGCTTCACAAATAAAATCTTTGTTTGATTTATCCAGAGAAGTAACAGATTTTTCAAAGATTCATAGTGATGCTGTGTATAAATGTCCAAACTGTAACAttgatttaatgattttattagttaGTAATTCACAAGGCTGTGATTATACCTTCCAAATCGCATTAGCTATGGTAAATCATTcagaaaaaaaacatattttaacagaaaaaaatatacaaatacataaaaacttaatacatttcaataatattaagaacaataatatacatcttaaagatgtaaataaaataacagataCAGAAGATATTGAAAACATGCATAATCAAGTGAGTTTGACGTTGCCCGTATTAGAACAAGAAAATGTGAATTGTATTGATATATTACCTATTAAAGAAGACCCAGAAATAATAGCACAGAAGAAACTGAAAAGGAAACttaacaaattcaattttcatggtAATTCAAGTAGTTTGTCTAAGGTACGAAAATTGGAAGAAACATATGAACCCAATGAAAATTTACTGAACTATCATTATGATCCTacaaatatgttaataaaagcAGATCctgaaaacaatattatttatgaaatagacagtgaaattgattgtaaaagtaataaagatATGCGTATAGctgaattacaaaatattacttttgaAAAAGACGAGACACaagaagaaaatgatatttataaatcttGTCTGAAATACGTCTGTAAACTTTGCGGAGTACGTTAtctttcatatttgaaatatgaGTTTCACATGGAAAGACACAAATTAGGTAAAATGTATAAGTATGTATGTACAGTATGTAATAAAGAAAcaagtaatgaaaatttattatggGATCATTACTTTCATACGCATAAAAGTTTACAACGTTATATATGTACAGACTGTGGGAaattatttgcaaaaaaatCTAGATTAAATGGTCACCAAAAAATTTACAACCATACAGGTATAAAACAGATACAAGTTAATTCTAGCAATGacgatattaatgaaaatactatACTAAAGGCGATAACAGCAACTGAACAAGAACAGTTTTCTGTAAATTGCAATCTCTGTGGAAAAGTAATCTCAGATTTCGATCCAGATGctattaatgatttagttacaTGTGCTGATTGTGAAGATTCGACTCTTTCCTTAATGGTAGATGGAAACGAAACAAAAGTAATTTCTCCTCGACAGTATCACTGTTCCCAGTGTCCTAAGCACTTTGTACGTAAAGAAAGATTAGAATTTCATGAAATGAGACATAATGAGAATATGAAagaatttatttgtagtacCTGTGGAAAAGATTTTAGGGCAGAGAATTCATTATATGAGCATTATCTTTTCGTTCACAAAGGTGCAAGACCTCATATTTGTGAATTATGTGGTAAATCATTTCAGTTAAAAGCTAGATTAAAAGAACACCATCGAATTCACACAGGGGAAAGACCATATCAATGTGATATTTGTGGTCAGAAATGTAGAACCACGAATGCTTTAAAACTTCATAGAAAAATTCACTTTTTTCATAATAGATATACTTGCAATGTATGTAATAAGTCATTTAGTAAGAAACAGAATATGAATGAACATTTAGAAAAACACTGGAAGAATGATAAGAATGTTACATTACCACAATTATTTAGATGTCcaatttgtttagaaaattttcCTACTTATCGCATGTTGAAGTATCATATGATAGAAgttcataaattaaataatcaggATCCAATTCTAACAAAACAAAAGCCATGGTACGAATGCGGTGAATGTCATGAGAAATTTAAGCATCAAATGTCTTTAAAAGCACATAAAGAGAGAGTACACGAAGGGAGAGTAGATCCTCTCTATCGGTGTGATACGTGTAATGCTACTTATAGAGTTAAGCAACTTTTAGTTAACcatattaaaagtaaacataATGGTGAAAGACGTTATAAATGTGCACAATGTGAAAAGGGGTTTAACGATACAAAATCTTTATATAATCATGTACTGTTACATACTGGGAAGAAACCATTTGTTTGCGAATATTGTAATATGCGTTTTAGAAGGAAAGATTCTAGAGACCATCATCGCAGGAAACATACAGGTGAACAACCTTATCAGTGCCCAGACTGTGGTGAATCATTTTCTACGTATAATAACCGATCCAAGCATCGAAAACGCGAACATGGTGAAGGTGATTCTGAATGTCCCGAATGTGGGGAAAAATGTAGCAGTCAACAGGAAGTtagaattcatttaaataaacatctcggggaaaaattgaaagaactaCAAAGTATAAAAACTGAAGAGACATAG
- the LOC143174765 gene encoding uncharacterized protein LOC143174765 isoform X2: MDALICRLCGIGLVEGKCKNIFEESTDLIDKITEILPISISIDDNGSKHVCLPCYDKIILCYKFTQDVMQYSKELEKASQIKSLFDLSREVTDFSKIHSDAVYKCPNCNIDLMILLVSNSQGCDYTFQIALAMVNHSEKKHILTEKNIQIHKNLIHFNNIKNNNIHLKDVNKITDTEDIENMHNQVSLTLPVLEQENVNCIDILPIKEDPEIIAQKKLKRKLNKFNFHGNSSSLSKVRKLEETYEPNENLLNYHYDPTNMLIKADPENNIIYEIDSEIDCKSNKDMRIAELQNITFEKDETQEENDIYKSCLKYVCKLCGVRYLSYLKYEFHMERHKLGKMYKYVCTVCNKETSNENLLWDHYFHTHKSLQRYICTDCGKLFAKKSRLNGHQKIYNHTGIKQIQVNSSNDDINENTILKAITATEQEQFSVNCNLCGKVISDFDPDAINDLVTCADCEDSTLSLMVDGNETKVISPRQYHCSQCPKHFVRKERLEFHEMRHNENMKEFICSTCGKDFRAENSLYEHYLFVHKGARPHICELCGKSFQLKARLKEHHRIHTGERPYQCDICGQKCRTTNALKLHRKIHFFHNRYTCNVCNKSFSKKQNMNEHLEKHWKNDKNVTLPQLFRCPICLENFPTYRMLKYHMIEVHKLNNQDPILTKQKPWYECGECHEKFKHQMSLKAHKERVHEGRVDPLYRCDTCNATYRVKQLLVNHIKSKHNGERRYKCAQCEKGFNDTKSLYNHVLLHTGKKPFVCEYCNMRFRRKDSRDHHRRKHTGEQPYQCPDCGESFSTYNNRSKHRKREHGEGDSECPECGEKCSSQQEVRIHLNKHLGEKLKELQSIKTEET; encoded by the exons ATGGATGCATTGATATGTCGTTTATGCGGTATAGGTCTTGTGGAGGGAAAATGCAAAAATATCTTTGAAGAATCAACTGACTTAATAGacaaaataacagaaattttgCCAATTTCA ATATCTATAGATGATAATGGTTCAAAGCATGTATGTTTGCCATGTtatgataaaattattctttgctACAAATTCACTCAAGATGTAATGCAATATTCTAAGGAATTAGAAAAGGCTTCACAAATAAAATCTTTGTTTGATTTATCCAGAGAAGTAACAGATTTTTCAAAGATTCATAGTGATGCTGTGTATAAATGTCCAAACTGTAACAttgatttaatgattttattagttaGTAATTCACAAGGCTGTGATTATACCTTCCAAATCGCATTAGCTATGGTAAATCATTcagaaaaaaaacatattttaacagaaaaaaatatacaaatacataaaaacttaatacatttcaataatattaagaacaataatatacatcttaaagatgtaaataaaataacagataCAGAAGATATTGAAAACATGCATAATCAAGTGAGTTTGACGTTGCCCGTATTAGAACAAGAAAATGTGAATTGTATTGATATATTACCTATTAAAGAAGACCCAGAAATAATAGCACAGAAGAAACTGAAAAGGAAACttaacaaattcaattttcatggtAATTCAAGTAGTTTGTCTAAGGTACGAAAATTGGAAGAAACATATGAACCCAATGAAAATTTACTGAACTATCATTATGATCCTacaaatatgttaataaaagcAGATCctgaaaacaatattatttatgaaatagacagtgaaattgattgtaaaagtaataaagatATGCGTATAGctgaattacaaaatattacttttgaAAAAGACGAGACACaagaagaaaatgatatttataaatcttGTCTGAAATACGTCTGTAAACTTTGCGGAGTACGTTAtctttcatatttgaaatatgaGTTTCACATGGAAAGACACAAATTAGGTAAAATGTATAAGTATGTATGTACAGTATGTAATAAAGAAAcaagtaatgaaaatttattatggGATCATTACTTTCATACGCATAAAAGTTTACAACGTTATATATGTACAGACTGTGGGAaattatttgcaaaaaaatCTAGATTAAATGGTCACCAAAAAATTTACAACCATACAGGTATAAAACAGATACAAGTTAATTCTAGCAATGacgatattaatgaaaatactatACTAAAGGCGATAACAGCAACTGAACAAGAACAGTTTTCTGTAAATTGCAATCTCTGTGGAAAAGTAATCTCAGATTTCGATCCAGATGctattaatgatttagttacaTGTGCTGATTGTGAAGATTCGACTCTTTCCTTAATGGTAGATGGAAACGAAACAAAAGTAATTTCTCCTCGACAGTATCACTGTTCCCAGTGTCCTAAGCACTTTGTACGTAAAGAAAGATTAGAATTTCATGAAATGAGACATAATGAGAATATGAAagaatttatttgtagtacCTGTGGAAAAGATTTTAGGGCAGAGAATTCATTATATGAGCATTATCTTTTCGTTCACAAAGGTGCAAGACCTCATATTTGTGAATTATGTGGTAAATCATTTCAGTTAAAAGCTAGATTAAAAGAACACCATCGAATTCACACAGGGGAAAGACCATATCAATGTGATATTTGTGGTCAGAAATGTAGAACCACGAATGCTTTAAAACTTCATAGAAAAATTCACTTTTTTCATAATAGATATACTTGCAATGTATGTAATAAGTCATTTAGTAAGAAACAGAATATGAATGAACATTTAGAAAAACACTGGAAGAATGATAAGAATGTTACATTACCACAATTATTTAGATGTCcaatttgtttagaaaattttcCTACTTATCGCATGTTGAAGTATCATATGATAGAAgttcataaattaaataatcaggATCCAATTCTAACAAAACAAAAGCCATGGTACGAATGCGGTGAATGTCATGAGAAATTTAAGCATCAAATGTCTTTAAAAGCACATAAAGAGAGAGTACACGAAGGGAGAGTAGATCCTCTCTATCGGTGTGATACGTGTAATGCTACTTATAGAGTTAAGCAACTTTTAGTTAACcatattaaaagtaaacataATGGTGAAAGACGTTATAAATGTGCACAATGTGAAAAGGGGTTTAACGATACAAAATCTTTATATAATCATGTACTGTTACATACTGGGAAGAAACCATTTGTTTGCGAATATTGTAATATGCGTTTTAGAAGGAAAGATTCTAGAGACCATCATCGCAGGAAACATACAGGTGAACAACCTTATCAGTGCCCAGACTGTGGTGAATCATTTTCTACGTATAATAACCGATCCAAGCATCGAAAACGCGAACATGGTGAAGGTGATTCTGAATGTCCCGAATGTGGGGAAAAATGTAGCAGTCAACAGGAAGTtagaattcatttaaataaacatctcggggaaaaattgaaagaactaCAAAGTATAAAAACTGAAGAGACATAG
- the LOC143174765 gene encoding uncharacterized protein LOC143174765 isoform X1 has product MYLEAYHCINSIMDALICRLCGIGLVEGKCKNIFEESTDLIDKITEILPISISIDDNGSKHVCLPCYDKIILCYKFTQDVMQYSKELEKASQIKSLFDLSREVTDFSKIHSDAVYKCPNCNIDLMILLVSNSQGCDYTFQIALAMVNHSEKKHILTEKNIQIHKNLIHFNNIKNNNIHLKDVNKITDTEDIENMHNQVSLTLPVLEQENVNCIDILPIKEDPEIIAQKKLKRKLNKFNFHGNSSSLSKVRKLEETYEPNENLLNYHYDPTNMLIKADPENNIIYEIDSEIDCKSNKDMRIAELQNITFEKDETQEENDIYKSCLKYVCKLCGVRYLSYLKYEFHMERHKLGKMYKYVCTVCNKETSNENLLWDHYFHTHKSLQRYICTDCGKLFAKKSRLNGHQKIYNHTGIKQIQVNSSNDDINENTILKAITATEQEQFSVNCNLCGKVISDFDPDAINDLVTCADCEDSTLSLMVDGNETKVISPRQYHCSQCPKHFVRKERLEFHEMRHNENMKEFICSTCGKDFRAENSLYEHYLFVHKGARPHICELCGKSFQLKARLKEHHRIHTGERPYQCDICGQKCRTTNALKLHRKIHFFHNRYTCNVCNKSFSKKQNMNEHLEKHWKNDKNVTLPQLFRCPICLENFPTYRMLKYHMIEVHKLNNQDPILTKQKPWYECGECHEKFKHQMSLKAHKERVHEGRVDPLYRCDTCNATYRVKQLLVNHIKSKHNGERRYKCAQCEKGFNDTKSLYNHVLLHTGKKPFVCEYCNMRFRRKDSRDHHRRKHTGEQPYQCPDCGESFSTYNNRSKHRKREHGEGDSECPECGEKCSSQQEVRIHLNKHLGEKLKELQSIKTEET; this is encoded by the exons ATGTATCTTGAAGCCTACCATTGCAT AAATTCAATCATGGATGCATTGATATGTCGTTTATGCGGTATAGGTCTTGTGGAGGGAAAATGCAAAAATATCTTTGAAGAATCAACTGACTTAATAGacaaaataacagaaattttgCCAATTTCA ATATCTATAGATGATAATGGTTCAAAGCATGTATGTTTGCCATGTtatgataaaattattctttgctACAAATTCACTCAAGATGTAATGCAATATTCTAAGGAATTAGAAAAGGCTTCACAAATAAAATCTTTGTTTGATTTATCCAGAGAAGTAACAGATTTTTCAAAGATTCATAGTGATGCTGTGTATAAATGTCCAAACTGTAACAttgatttaatgattttattagttaGTAATTCACAAGGCTGTGATTATACCTTCCAAATCGCATTAGCTATGGTAAATCATTcagaaaaaaaacatattttaacagaaaaaaatatacaaatacataaaaacttaatacatttcaataatattaagaacaataatatacatcttaaagatgtaaataaaataacagataCAGAAGATATTGAAAACATGCATAATCAAGTGAGTTTGACGTTGCCCGTATTAGAACAAGAAAATGTGAATTGTATTGATATATTACCTATTAAAGAAGACCCAGAAATAATAGCACAGAAGAAACTGAAAAGGAAACttaacaaattcaattttcatggtAATTCAAGTAGTTTGTCTAAGGTACGAAAATTGGAAGAAACATATGAACCCAATGAAAATTTACTGAACTATCATTATGATCCTacaaatatgttaataaaagcAGATCctgaaaacaatattatttatgaaatagacagtgaaattgattgtaaaagtaataaagatATGCGTATAGctgaattacaaaatattacttttgaAAAAGACGAGACACaagaagaaaatgatatttataaatcttGTCTGAAATACGTCTGTAAACTTTGCGGAGTACGTTAtctttcatatttgaaatatgaGTTTCACATGGAAAGACACAAATTAGGTAAAATGTATAAGTATGTATGTACAGTATGTAATAAAGAAAcaagtaatgaaaatttattatggGATCATTACTTTCATACGCATAAAAGTTTACAACGTTATATATGTACAGACTGTGGGAaattatttgcaaaaaaatCTAGATTAAATGGTCACCAAAAAATTTACAACCATACAGGTATAAAACAGATACAAGTTAATTCTAGCAATGacgatattaatgaaaatactatACTAAAGGCGATAACAGCAACTGAACAAGAACAGTTTTCTGTAAATTGCAATCTCTGTGGAAAAGTAATCTCAGATTTCGATCCAGATGctattaatgatttagttacaTGTGCTGATTGTGAAGATTCGACTCTTTCCTTAATGGTAGATGGAAACGAAACAAAAGTAATTTCTCCTCGACAGTATCACTGTTCCCAGTGTCCTAAGCACTTTGTACGTAAAGAAAGATTAGAATTTCATGAAATGAGACATAATGAGAATATGAAagaatttatttgtagtacCTGTGGAAAAGATTTTAGGGCAGAGAATTCATTATATGAGCATTATCTTTTCGTTCACAAAGGTGCAAGACCTCATATTTGTGAATTATGTGGTAAATCATTTCAGTTAAAAGCTAGATTAAAAGAACACCATCGAATTCACACAGGGGAAAGACCATATCAATGTGATATTTGTGGTCAGAAATGTAGAACCACGAATGCTTTAAAACTTCATAGAAAAATTCACTTTTTTCATAATAGATATACTTGCAATGTATGTAATAAGTCATTTAGTAAGAAACAGAATATGAATGAACATTTAGAAAAACACTGGAAGAATGATAAGAATGTTACATTACCACAATTATTTAGATGTCcaatttgtttagaaaattttcCTACTTATCGCATGTTGAAGTATCATATGATAGAAgttcataaattaaataatcaggATCCAATTCTAACAAAACAAAAGCCATGGTACGAATGCGGTGAATGTCATGAGAAATTTAAGCATCAAATGTCTTTAAAAGCACATAAAGAGAGAGTACACGAAGGGAGAGTAGATCCTCTCTATCGGTGTGATACGTGTAATGCTACTTATAGAGTTAAGCAACTTTTAGTTAACcatattaaaagtaaacataATGGTGAAAGACGTTATAAATGTGCACAATGTGAAAAGGGGTTTAACGATACAAAATCTTTATATAATCATGTACTGTTACATACTGGGAAGAAACCATTTGTTTGCGAATATTGTAATATGCGTTTTAGAAGGAAAGATTCTAGAGACCATCATCGCAGGAAACATACAGGTGAACAACCTTATCAGTGCCCAGACTGTGGTGAATCATTTTCTACGTATAATAACCGATCCAAGCATCGAAAACGCGAACATGGTGAAGGTGATTCTGAATGTCCCGAATGTGGGGAAAAATGTAGCAGTCAACAGGAAGTtagaattcatttaaataaacatctcggggaaaaattgaaagaactaCAAAGTATAAAAACTGAAGAGACATAG
- the LOC143174765 gene encoding uncharacterized protein LOC143174765 isoform X4, with protein MQYSKELEKASQIKSLFDLSREVTDFSKIHSDAVYKCPNCNIDLMILLVSNSQGCDYTFQIALAMVNHSEKKHILTEKNIQIHKNLIHFNNIKNNNIHLKDVNKITDTEDIENMHNQVSLTLPVLEQENVNCIDILPIKEDPEIIAQKKLKRKLNKFNFHGNSSSLSKVRKLEETYEPNENLLNYHYDPTNMLIKADPENNIIYEIDSEIDCKSNKDMRIAELQNITFEKDETQEENDIYKSCLKYVCKLCGVRYLSYLKYEFHMERHKLGKMYKYVCTVCNKETSNENLLWDHYFHTHKSLQRYICTDCGKLFAKKSRLNGHQKIYNHTGIKQIQVNSSNDDINENTILKAITATEQEQFSVNCNLCGKVISDFDPDAINDLVTCADCEDSTLSLMVDGNETKVISPRQYHCSQCPKHFVRKERLEFHEMRHNENMKEFICSTCGKDFRAENSLYEHYLFVHKGARPHICELCGKSFQLKARLKEHHRIHTGERPYQCDICGQKCRTTNALKLHRKIHFFHNRYTCNVCNKSFSKKQNMNEHLEKHWKNDKNVTLPQLFRCPICLENFPTYRMLKYHMIEVHKLNNQDPILTKQKPWYECGECHEKFKHQMSLKAHKERVHEGRVDPLYRCDTCNATYRVKQLLVNHIKSKHNGERRYKCAQCEKGFNDTKSLYNHVLLHTGKKPFVCEYCNMRFRRKDSRDHHRRKHTGEQPYQCPDCGESFSTYNNRSKHRKREHGEGDSECPECGEKCSSQQEVRIHLNKHLGEKLKELQSIKTEET; from the coding sequence ATGCAATATTCTAAGGAATTAGAAAAGGCTTCACAAATAAAATCTTTGTTTGATTTATCCAGAGAAGTAACAGATTTTTCAAAGATTCATAGTGATGCTGTGTATAAATGTCCAAACTGTAACAttgatttaatgattttattagttaGTAATTCACAAGGCTGTGATTATACCTTCCAAATCGCATTAGCTATGGTAAATCATTcagaaaaaaaacatattttaacagaaaaaaatatacaaatacataaaaacttaatacatttcaataatattaagaacaataatatacatcttaaagatgtaaataaaataacagataCAGAAGATATTGAAAACATGCATAATCAAGTGAGTTTGACGTTGCCCGTATTAGAACAAGAAAATGTGAATTGTATTGATATATTACCTATTAAAGAAGACCCAGAAATAATAGCACAGAAGAAACTGAAAAGGAAACttaacaaattcaattttcatggtAATTCAAGTAGTTTGTCTAAGGTACGAAAATTGGAAGAAACATATGAACCCAATGAAAATTTACTGAACTATCATTATGATCCTacaaatatgttaataaaagcAGATCctgaaaacaatattatttatgaaatagacagtgaaattgattgtaaaagtaataaagatATGCGTATAGctgaattacaaaatattacttttgaAAAAGACGAGACACaagaagaaaatgatatttataaatcttGTCTGAAATACGTCTGTAAACTTTGCGGAGTACGTTAtctttcatatttgaaatatgaGTTTCACATGGAAAGACACAAATTAGGTAAAATGTATAAGTATGTATGTACAGTATGTAATAAAGAAAcaagtaatgaaaatttattatggGATCATTACTTTCATACGCATAAAAGTTTACAACGTTATATATGTACAGACTGTGGGAaattatttgcaaaaaaatCTAGATTAAATGGTCACCAAAAAATTTACAACCATACAGGTATAAAACAGATACAAGTTAATTCTAGCAATGacgatattaatgaaaatactatACTAAAGGCGATAACAGCAACTGAACAAGAACAGTTTTCTGTAAATTGCAATCTCTGTGGAAAAGTAATCTCAGATTTCGATCCAGATGctattaatgatttagttacaTGTGCTGATTGTGAAGATTCGACTCTTTCCTTAATGGTAGATGGAAACGAAACAAAAGTAATTTCTCCTCGACAGTATCACTGTTCCCAGTGTCCTAAGCACTTTGTACGTAAAGAAAGATTAGAATTTCATGAAATGAGACATAATGAGAATATGAAagaatttatttgtagtacCTGTGGAAAAGATTTTAGGGCAGAGAATTCATTATATGAGCATTATCTTTTCGTTCACAAAGGTGCAAGACCTCATATTTGTGAATTATGTGGTAAATCATTTCAGTTAAAAGCTAGATTAAAAGAACACCATCGAATTCACACAGGGGAAAGACCATATCAATGTGATATTTGTGGTCAGAAATGTAGAACCACGAATGCTTTAAAACTTCATAGAAAAATTCACTTTTTTCATAATAGATATACTTGCAATGTATGTAATAAGTCATTTAGTAAGAAACAGAATATGAATGAACATTTAGAAAAACACTGGAAGAATGATAAGAATGTTACATTACCACAATTATTTAGATGTCcaatttgtttagaaaattttcCTACTTATCGCATGTTGAAGTATCATATGATAGAAgttcataaattaaataatcaggATCCAATTCTAACAAAACAAAAGCCATGGTACGAATGCGGTGAATGTCATGAGAAATTTAAGCATCAAATGTCTTTAAAAGCACATAAAGAGAGAGTACACGAAGGGAGAGTAGATCCTCTCTATCGGTGTGATACGTGTAATGCTACTTATAGAGTTAAGCAACTTTTAGTTAACcatattaaaagtaaacataATGGTGAAAGACGTTATAAATGTGCACAATGTGAAAAGGGGTTTAACGATACAAAATCTTTATATAATCATGTACTGTTACATACTGGGAAGAAACCATTTGTTTGCGAATATTGTAATATGCGTTTTAGAAGGAAAGATTCTAGAGACCATCATCGCAGGAAACATACAGGTGAACAACCTTATCAGTGCCCAGACTGTGGTGAATCATTTTCTACGTATAATAACCGATCCAAGCATCGAAAACGCGAACATGGTGAAGGTGATTCTGAATGTCCCGAATGTGGGGAAAAATGTAGCAGTCAACAGGAAGTtagaattcatttaaataaacatctcggggaaaaattgaaagaactaCAAAGTATAAAAACTGAAGAGACATAG